One part of the Streptomyces lydicus genome encodes these proteins:
- a CDS encoding putative bifunctional diguanylate cyclase/phosphodiesterase: MNGPPAGRVDPAAVRFRDSWSRLLRDGHGTVVSPAILGPLVYRTAELLARAHGEDPFDPAPAEQAGALLVDAQFTDPAVLARAVALLQQWPPADDRGPALAGAFAAGWSAALRDRTLREQEAIRRAVDLARRGAERALYASEARFRAMFERAAVGIGFADLEGNVLTVNSALQEMFGATVEELRHLNIATMVHPQDAPRVWEMYHELIAGKREQFQCDKPYYRQDGEIIWTHLTVSLIRDEEGTPRYQVVMLEDITDQHRLQERLRYQATHDPLTGLWNRTAFFERLEALFADPEPEARFGLCSVDLDGFKNINDSLGHATGDQLLSSVADRLHASLAPLGHMVARLGGDEFIVLLENCRGQQEGIAAAQTVLAALAPPFLINGQQLAVRASVGVVEQPISATTPGAAMRSADLTLYRAKNEGRGRWTLFDSRRNAVAVSQYAMSMRIPMALDRGEFFLEYQPLCTLDDGAMVAVEALVRWRHPELGVLGPEEFIATAEDSGLIIPLGRWVLGKACHQAARWSARFGAAAPRMNVNLAVRQARNAELIADIDRILEECDLDPGKLQLEITESAMLGPRDPALQALRELVGMGVSLTVDDFGTGWSNLAYLRTLPVAGLKIAGAFVSDLHSTGEDPLGWRIIGGMVSLAHQLGLTVTAEGVETAADADRLRSMGCDCAQGWHYGRPARPGEITRRIVEAAGGTRRGPDGTSHDTQQ, from the coding sequence GTGAACGGGCCGCCGGCCGGCCGGGTGGACCCCGCCGCGGTCCGCTTCCGTGACTCCTGGTCCCGGCTGCTGCGGGACGGTCACGGCACGGTGGTGAGCCCGGCGATCCTGGGCCCGCTGGTGTACCGCACCGCGGAGTTGCTGGCCCGGGCGCACGGCGAGGACCCGTTCGACCCCGCGCCGGCCGAGCAGGCCGGGGCGCTGCTCGTCGATGCCCAGTTCACCGACCCTGCGGTGCTCGCGCGGGCCGTCGCGCTGCTCCAGCAGTGGCCGCCGGCGGACGACCGGGGGCCCGCGCTGGCCGGGGCGTTCGCCGCGGGCTGGTCGGCCGCGCTGCGCGACCGGACGCTGCGCGAACAGGAGGCGATCCGGCGCGCGGTGGACCTGGCGCGGCGCGGCGCGGAGCGGGCGCTGTACGCGTCGGAGGCGCGGTTCCGGGCGATGTTCGAGCGGGCCGCGGTCGGCATCGGGTTCGCCGATCTGGAGGGGAACGTCCTGACGGTGAACAGCGCGCTGCAGGAGATGTTCGGCGCGACCGTCGAGGAGTTGCGCCATCTGAACATCGCGACGATGGTGCACCCCCAGGACGCGCCCCGGGTCTGGGAGATGTACCACGAGCTGATCGCGGGGAAGCGGGAGCAGTTCCAGTGCGACAAGCCGTACTACCGGCAGGACGGCGAGATCATCTGGACGCATCTGACCGTGTCGCTGATCCGCGACGAGGAGGGGACGCCCCGTTACCAGGTGGTGATGCTGGAGGACATCACCGACCAGCACCGGCTCCAGGAGCGGCTGCGCTATCAGGCCACCCACGATCCGCTGACCGGCCTGTGGAACCGGACGGCGTTCTTCGAACGGCTGGAGGCGCTGTTCGCCGACCCCGAGCCGGAGGCGCGGTTCGGCCTGTGCTCGGTGGATCTGGACGGCTTCAAGAACATCAACGACAGCCTCGGCCACGCGACCGGCGACCAGCTGCTGAGTTCGGTGGCGGACCGGCTGCACGCCAGTCTGGCGCCGCTGGGCCACATGGTGGCGCGGCTGGGCGGCGACGAGTTCATCGTGCTGCTGGAGAACTGCCGGGGGCAGCAGGAGGGCATCGCGGCCGCGCAGACCGTACTGGCGGCGCTGGCACCGCCGTTCCTGATCAACGGCCAGCAGCTCGCGGTCCGGGCGAGCGTCGGGGTGGTGGAGCAGCCGATCTCGGCGACCACTCCGGGTGCCGCGATGCGCAGCGCCGATCTGACGCTGTACCGGGCGAAGAACGAGGGCCGCGGCCGGTGGACGCTGTTCGACTCGCGGCGCAACGCGGTGGCGGTCAGCCAGTACGCGATGTCGATGCGGATCCCGATGGCGCTGGACCGCGGGGAGTTCTTCCTGGAGTACCAGCCGCTGTGCACGCTGGACGACGGTGCGATGGTGGCGGTGGAGGCGCTGGTGCGCTGGCGGCACCCGGAGTTGGGGGTGCTGGGCCCGGAGGAGTTCATCGCGACGGCCGAGGACAGCGGGCTGATCATTCCGCTGGGCCGGTGGGTGCTGGGGAAGGCGTGCCACCAAGCGGCGCGCTGGTCGGCGCGGTTCGGCGCGGCGGCGCCGCGGATGAACGTCAATCTGGCGGTGCGACAGGCGCGGAACGCCGAGCTGATCGCGGACATCGACCGGATCCTGGAGGAGTGCGATCTGGACCCGGGGAAGCTCCAGTTGGAGATCACCGAGAGCGCGATGCTCGGGCCGCGGGACCCGGCGCTGCAGGCGCTGCGGGAACTGGTCGGCATGGGGGTGTCGCTGACGGTGGACGACTTCGGCACCGGCTGGTCCAATCTGGCGTACCTGCGGACGCTGCCGGTGGCCGGACTGAAGATCGCCGGGGCGTTCGTCTCGGACCTGCACTCGACCGGCGAGGACCCGCTGGGGTGGCGGATCATCGGCGGGATGGTGTCGCTCGCGCACCAGCTGGGGCTGACGGTGACGGCCGAGGGTGTGGAGACCGCGGCGGACGCGGACCGGCTGCGGTCGATGGGCTGCGACTGCGCCCAGGGCTGGCACTACGGACGGCCGGCACGGCCCGGTGAGATCACCCGCCGGATCGTCGAGGCCGCGGGCGGGACGCGTCGCGGTCCTGACGGGACGAGCCACGACACCCAACAGTAA
- a CDS encoding VOC family protein encodes MSAHGRATPGRGAPCWVSLMARDLGAAQDFYSAVLGWRFRPASLGEEFSVAVADGQPVAGIGALAQSYRIAVAWTSYFAVDDADLTADRIRERGATVAVGPLKLGPGRAALAADRDGATFGFWEGQRLAWSVGQGNAPARLELRTRDAFEAAIFYAEVFDWASGEPGGCEVTYEHDQVVVHDGPHTVATLRGGAVESAPDPRVRPRWDVHFPVRDLEKVTAAAVAAGGTVTPVTSTVDGEGYQAVVRDPDGGLFTVTST; translated from the coding sequence ATGTCGGCCCACGGCCGCGCGACTCCGGGCCGCGGTGCTCCGTGCTGGGTCAGCCTGATGGCCCGCGACCTGGGGGCCGCGCAGGACTTCTACTCCGCCGTCCTGGGCTGGCGGTTCCGCCCGGCCAGCCTCGGCGAGGAGTTCTCCGTCGCCGTGGCCGACGGGCAGCCGGTGGCCGGCATCGGCGCGCTCGCCCAGAGCTACCGGATCGCCGTGGCCTGGACCTCGTACTTCGCGGTGGACGACGCCGACCTCACCGCGGACCGGATCCGCGAGCGCGGCGCGACCGTCGCGGTCGGCCCGCTGAAGCTCGGGCCCGGACGCGCCGCCCTGGCCGCCGACCGCGACGGCGCCACGTTCGGCTTCTGGGAGGGCCAGCGGCTGGCCTGGTCGGTCGGGCAGGGCAACGCCCCCGCCCGTCTGGAACTGCGCACCCGGGACGCCTTCGAGGCCGCCATCTTCTACGCGGAGGTCTTCGACTGGGCCTCGGGCGAGCCGGGCGGCTGCGAGGTGACCTACGAGCACGACCAGGTGGTCGTCCACGACGGTCCGCACACCGTCGCCACGCTGCGCGGCGGCGCCGTCGAGTCCGCCCCCGACCCGCGGGTACGGCCCCGCTGGGACGTCCACTTCCCGGTCCGCGACCTCGAGAAGGTGACCGCCGCGGCGGTGGCCGCCGGCGGCACCGTCACCCCGGTGACCTCCACGGTCGACGGCGAGGGCTACCAGGCCGTCGTCCGGGACCCCGACGGCGGCCTGTTCACCGTCACCTCGACCTGA
- a CDS encoding SAM-dependent methyltransferase yields the protein MPREQWVPEGTDQETPNVARVYDCYLGGSHNFAVDRALARKAVGLWPDLPLIMRANRAFLRRSVQYLAGDGITRFLDLGSGIPTFGPVHEVARLIQPTARVVYVDIDPVAVQHSLLLVADDPLCSVVQADLRDTETLLKQPAVAELLEPGERVAVLLLAVLHFVTDEEDPARIVRVLREAMPPGSALALSHGTPAGRPELARQHQELYAQASAPLTMRSRDRIVALFEGFELIDPGVVHLPQWRPQHPESVGPHPELVAGLAGVGIRP from the coding sequence ATGCCCCGTGAGCAGTGGGTGCCCGAGGGGACGGACCAGGAGACACCGAACGTCGCCCGGGTCTACGACTGCTATCTGGGCGGTTCGCACAACTTCGCGGTGGACCGGGCACTGGCCCGCAAGGCCGTCGGCCTGTGGCCCGACCTGCCGTTGATCATGCGCGCCAACCGCGCGTTCCTGCGCCGCTCCGTGCAGTACCTGGCCGGAGACGGCATCACCCGCTTCCTGGACCTCGGCTCCGGCATCCCGACGTTCGGACCGGTGCACGAGGTGGCCCGGCTGATCCAGCCGACGGCCCGGGTGGTCTACGTCGACATCGACCCGGTGGCGGTGCAGCACAGCCTGCTGCTGGTGGCGGACGACCCGCTGTGCTCGGTGGTCCAGGCGGACCTGCGCGACACCGAGACGCTGCTGAAGCAGCCCGCGGTGGCGGAGTTGCTGGAACCCGGCGAGCGGGTGGCGGTGTTGCTGCTGGCCGTACTGCACTTCGTGACGGACGAGGAGGACCCGGCGCGGATCGTCCGGGTGCTGCGGGAGGCGATGCCGCCGGGCAGCGCGCTGGCGCTCTCGCACGGGACGCCGGCCGGCCGGCCGGAACTGGCACGGCAGCACCAGGAGCTGTACGCGCAGGCGTCGGCGCCGCTGACCATGCGCTCGCGGGACCGCATCGTGGCACTGTTCGAGGGCTTCGAGCTGATCGACCCGGGCGTGGTCCACCTCCCGCAGTGGCGGCCGCAGCACCCGGAGTCCGTGGGACCGCACCCCGAGCTGGTCGCCGGCCTCGCGGGCGTGGGGATACGGCCGTGA
- a CDS encoding glycoside hydrolase family 15 protein produces the protein MPGRIEDYALLGDLRTAALVGRDGSVDWLCLPRFDSPSCFAALLGDERQGRWQIAPAAAGPCTDRAYRGDTLILETTWETPDGAVRVIDFMPQRGDHSPRLVRLVEGLRGSVEMRSDLRLRFNYGRIAPWVRRTGHHRIAVAGPDSAWLRLAPGVHTYGHDGATRSEFTVRAGDRVPFVLTWQPSHQPNTHRVDPDRALRETTEGWQRWTAGCRYEGAWRDAVLRSLITLKALAYRPTGGIVAAASASLPERIGGERNWDYRFCWLRDSSMTLSALLRGGFREEAAAWRQWLVRAIAGDPRDLQSVYRVAGERRLPEVAADWLPGYENSVPVRFGNAAVDQLQLDVYGEVVDTLYLALRAGIPMERHVWVLLRILMSFLETHWQEPDEGLWEGRGGRRHWVHSKVMSWVAADRAVRMARATGLPAPVDRWEAMRDAVHADVCAQGYDPGRGVFVQHYGSQELDAATLFVAKTGFLPPDDPRVIRTVDAVRDELDHGGFVRRYADDAGIDGLPGSEGTFLACSFWLADALAATGRTDAARELFGRVLSSANDVGLLSEEWDPAARRQLGNTPQAFTHVALVNTAFLLTEATGTTAATEAAGPA, from the coding sequence ATGCCGGGACGCATCGAGGACTACGCCTTGCTGGGCGATCTGCGGACCGCCGCGCTCGTGGGCAGGGACGGCTCGGTGGACTGGCTGTGCCTGCCCCGCTTCGACTCGCCCAGCTGTTTCGCGGCGCTCCTCGGCGACGAGCGGCAGGGCCGCTGGCAGATCGCCCCGGCCGCCGCCGGCCCGTGCACCGACCGCGCCTACCGCGGCGACACCCTGATCCTGGAGACGACCTGGGAGACGCCGGACGGCGCCGTACGCGTCATCGACTTCATGCCGCAGCGCGGCGACCACTCACCGCGCCTGGTACGCCTCGTCGAAGGGCTGCGCGGCAGCGTCGAGATGCGCAGCGACCTGCGACTGCGCTTCAACTACGGCCGGATCGCCCCCTGGGTGCGGCGCACCGGGCACCACCGCATCGCGGTGGCCGGGCCGGATTCCGCCTGGCTGCGGCTCGCCCCCGGCGTGCACACCTACGGCCATGACGGCGCCACCCGCTCGGAGTTCACCGTCCGGGCCGGCGACCGGGTGCCGTTCGTCCTCACCTGGCAGCCCTCCCACCAGCCCAACACCCACCGCGTGGACCCCGACCGCGCGCTGCGCGAGACCACCGAGGGCTGGCAGCGCTGGACGGCGGGGTGCCGCTACGAGGGAGCGTGGCGCGACGCCGTGCTGCGCTCGCTGATCACCCTCAAGGCCCTCGCCTACCGGCCGACCGGCGGGATCGTCGCCGCGGCCAGCGCCTCCCTGCCCGAGCGCATCGGCGGGGAACGCAACTGGGACTACCGCTTCTGCTGGCTGCGCGACTCCAGCATGACGCTGTCCGCGCTGCTGCGCGGCGGCTTCCGCGAGGAGGCGGCGGCCTGGCGGCAGTGGCTGGTCCGCGCCATCGCCGGCGACCCGAGGGACCTGCAGAGCGTGTACCGCGTCGCGGGGGAACGCCGGCTGCCCGAGGTCGCCGCCGACTGGCTGCCGGGCTACGAGAACTCCGTACCGGTCCGCTTCGGCAACGCCGCGGTCGACCAGCTCCAGCTCGACGTCTACGGCGAGGTGGTCGACACCCTCTACCTCGCCTTGCGGGCCGGCATCCCGATGGAGCGTCATGTCTGGGTCCTGCTGCGGATACTGATGTCCTTCCTCGAAACGCACTGGCAGGAGCCCGACGAGGGCCTGTGGGAGGGGCGCGGCGGCCGCCGGCACTGGGTGCACTCCAAGGTCATGTCCTGGGTCGCCGCGGACCGCGCGGTCCGGATGGCCCGGGCCACCGGCCTGCCGGCCCCCGTCGACCGCTGGGAGGCGATGCGCGACGCGGTGCACGCCGACGTCTGCGCGCAGGGCTACGACCCCGGACGCGGGGTGTTCGTCCAGCACTACGGCAGTCAGGAGCTGGACGCGGCCACCCTGTTCGTCGCCAAGACCGGCTTCCTGCCGCCCGACGACCCACGGGTCATCCGCACCGTGGACGCGGTGCGCGACGAACTCGACCACGGCGGCTTCGTCCGCCGCTACGCCGACGACGCCGGGATCGACGGACTGCCGGGCAGCGAGGGCACGTTCCTGGCCTGTTCCTTCTGGCTCGCCGACGCGCTGGCCGCGACCGGCCGCACCGACGCCGCCCGCGAGCTGTTCGGCCGGGTGCTGTCCTCCGCCAACGACGTGGGGCTGCTCTCGGAGGAGTGGGACCCCGCCGCCCGGCGCCAACTGGGCAACACCCCGCAGGCGTTCACCCACGTCGCACTGGTCAACACGGCGTTCCTGCTCACCGAGGCGACCGGGACGACCGCCGCCACCGAGGCGGCCGGGCCGGCCTGA
- a CDS encoding SpoIIE family protein phosphatase translates to MNAWNAVESAEFRGPLDVTRAATAVLDAQDVVIGWSPAARKLLGYPPEEVLGRPLRTFLPAAEATGRAGAGRPPEASLSGIEARTARHRDGRLLEVALTTCPVNITESGTRGVPARILVAAPLAEQQLWESQQAMLGGLATQSPVGLGIYDTDLRVTWGNAAFIREIGLPLKDFLGVRAEALYPDGEFVTEGYPRTLDGVMQQVLDTGEPVLDLHFVGQQPSEPGPEHVWSCSYYRLLDARGQVIGVCEDAFDITDRYRAQRRLNLLVAAGRRIGTTLDMTVTAREMTEVAVPDFASLVTVDLVESVLAGEEPGPGDGALPTLVRVATRSVGDPPDAPPHDPYRVAYPPGSLPYRSLSSGGMVRGESSMVVPLRAGGAGMGLVAFTREGEPAFFDKGEIALADELVTRTAVSLDNARRFAREHAAALTLQRNLLPQHLPEPSAVDLAHRYLPSDDRTGVGGDWFDVIELSGTRVGLVVGDVVGHGLEAAATMGRLRTTVRALAQLDLSPDELLSRLDDLVGQPAEDRPGAGPDDVATGVTCLYAVYDPVSRRCTMARAGHLPPAVVEPAGGLSFPELPAGPPLGLGGLPFESLDIELPVGSLIALFTDGLVETRDRDVEQGLRTLGRVLTDHDRPLDELCDRALAELLPDGPGADDSALLLVRTRELDVRQVTAWELPAEAAAVGRARELATRQLREWGLAELTHTTELVVSELVTNAVRHASGPLHLRLLRDRTLLTEVSDTGHTSPHLRHAASDDEGGRGLFIVAQLVQRWGTRYTPYGKTIWTEQAFPADYPGAPRTGG, encoded by the coding sequence ATGAACGCATGGAACGCGGTGGAGAGCGCCGAATTCCGTGGTCCCCTCGACGTCACCAGGGCGGCCACCGCGGTTCTGGACGCCCAGGACGTGGTCATCGGGTGGAGCCCGGCGGCCCGGAAGCTGCTGGGCTACCCGCCGGAGGAGGTCCTCGGGCGTCCGCTGCGGACCTTTCTGCCGGCCGCCGAGGCGACCGGCAGGGCGGGCGCCGGACGGCCGCCGGAAGCCTCGCTGAGCGGCATCGAGGCCCGCACGGCCCGGCACCGCGACGGCCGGCTGCTGGAGGTGGCGCTCACCACCTGCCCGGTGAACATCACGGAGTCCGGTACCCGGGGCGTGCCGGCCCGCATCCTGGTGGCGGCCCCGCTGGCCGAGCAGCAGCTGTGGGAGTCCCAGCAGGCGATGCTCGGCGGGCTGGCCACGCAGTCCCCGGTCGGTCTGGGCATCTACGACACCGATCTGCGGGTGACCTGGGGGAATGCCGCGTTCATCCGGGAGATCGGGCTGCCGCTCAAGGACTTCCTGGGCGTCCGGGCCGAGGCGCTGTACCCGGACGGCGAGTTCGTGACCGAGGGGTATCCGCGGACGCTGGACGGGGTGATGCAGCAGGTCCTGGACACCGGTGAGCCGGTCCTCGATCTGCATTTCGTGGGGCAGCAGCCCTCCGAGCCGGGCCCCGAGCACGTCTGGTCCTGCTCGTACTACCGGCTGCTCGACGCCCGCGGGCAGGTGATCGGGGTGTGTGAGGACGCCTTCGACATCACCGACCGCTACCGGGCCCAGCGCCGGCTGAACCTCCTGGTGGCGGCCGGCCGCCGGATCGGCACCACCCTCGACATGACCGTCACCGCCCGGGAGATGACCGAGGTGGCGGTGCCGGACTTCGCCTCCCTGGTGACCGTCGACCTGGTGGAGTCCGTGCTGGCGGGCGAGGAGCCGGGGCCGGGCGACGGCGCCCTGCCCACCCTCGTCCGGGTCGCCACCCGCTCGGTCGGCGACCCGCCGGACGCGCCGCCGCACGACCCGTACCGCGTCGCGTACCCGCCGGGCTCGCTGCCGTACCGCAGCCTGTCGTCCGGGGGGATGGTGCGCGGGGAGAGCAGCATGGTGGTGCCGCTGCGGGCGGGCGGCGCCGGGATGGGGCTGGTCGCGTTCACCCGCGAGGGAGAGCCGGCGTTCTTCGACAAGGGCGAGATCGCACTCGCCGACGAGCTGGTGACCCGCACGGCGGTGTCCCTGGACAACGCGCGCCGCTTCGCCCGCGAGCACGCCGCCGCACTGACCCTCCAGCGCAATCTGCTGCCGCAGCACCTGCCCGAGCCGTCCGCGGTCGATCTGGCTCACCGGTACCTGCCCAGCGACGACCGGACCGGGGTGGGCGGTGACTGGTTCGATGTGATCGAACTGTCCGGTACACGGGTCGGGCTGGTCGTCGGGGACGTGGTGGGCCACGGCCTGGAGGCGGCGGCGACGATGGGGCGGCTGCGGACGACCGTACGCGCGCTGGCGCAGCTGGACCTCTCCCCCGACGAGCTGCTGAGCCGGCTGGACGACCTGGTCGGGCAGCCCGCGGAGGACCGCCCGGGCGCCGGCCCGGACGATGTGGCCACCGGCGTGACCTGCCTGTACGCGGTCTACGACCCGGTGTCGCGGCGCTGCACCATGGCGCGGGCCGGCCACCTTCCGCCGGCCGTCGTCGAGCCGGCGGGCGGCCTGTCCTTCCCGGAGCTGCCGGCCGGCCCACCACTGGGACTCGGGGGCCTGCCGTTCGAGTCGCTGGACATCGAGCTGCCGGTGGGCAGCCTGATCGCGCTGTTCACCGACGGGCTGGTGGAGACCCGCGACCGGGACGTCGAGCAGGGGCTGCGGACGCTGGGCCGGGTGCTGACCGACCACGACAGGCCGCTGGACGAGCTCTGCGACCGCGCCCTGGCCGAGCTGCTGCCGGACGGGCCGGGCGCCGACGACTCGGCGCTGCTGCTGGTGCGCACCCGCGAACTGGACGTCCGGCAGGTGACGGCCTGGGAGCTGCCCGCCGAGGCCGCGGCGGTCGGCCGGGCCCGGGAGCTGGCCACCCGGCAGCTGCGCGAGTGGGGCCTGGCGGAGCTGACGCACACCACCGAACTGGTGGTGAGCGAGCTGGTGACCAATGCGGTACGGCACGCGTCGGGACCGCTGCACCTGCGGCTGCTGCGGGACCGGACGCTGCTGACCGAGGTCTCGGACACCGGGCACACCTCGCCGCACCTGCGGCACGCGGCCAGCGACGACGAGGGCGGCCGGGGGCTGTTCATCGTGGCGCAGCTGGTGCAGCGCTGGGGGACGCGCTACACGCCGTACGGCAAGACGATCTGGACCGAGCAGGCGTTTCCTGCGGACTACCCCGGTGCCCCGCGGACGGGCGGCTGA